One window from the genome of Mugil cephalus isolate CIBA_MC_2020 chromosome 23, CIBA_Mcephalus_1.1, whole genome shotgun sequence encodes:
- the LOC125000807 gene encoding 2-oxoglutarate receptor 1-like, with amino-acid sequence MASTMYYGDYHNCTDVDWVVKRYYLPFAYGTIFIVGLVGNVISISIYVTKLRPFKSSSIIMINLAATDLLYVLSMPFLVYYYTNGDSWTLGDFMCRFVRFGFHFNLYGSILFLTCLAIFRYVVVIKPLWAAQVQRKLWGIAACSAVWVIAAAEITPMLTMISMEVQNNKTYCLDFASTIPVSDVRWYGWLLTALGFVLPLVVVFMCYIGIVKQLTKGPPVTSPCRKRARRVTVLILVVFVVCFLPYHILRVLRIETRWNPETSCIMERTVHAAYIISRPLAAVNTFFNLALYTLSGDQFRRAFVSTFYRESWLIKARSLFNVATVSKTVSDQPAA; translated from the coding sequence ATGGCCAGCACCATGTACTACGGAGATTATCACAACTGCACTGACGTGGACTGGGTGGTGAAGCGCTACTACTTGCCTTTCGCCTACGGCACCATCTTCATCGTGGGCCTGGTGGGGAACGTGATCTCCATCAGCATTTACGTGACCAAGCTGCGACCCTTcaagagcagcagcatcatcatgATCAACCTGGCGGCCACCGACCTCCTGTACGTCCTCAGCATGCCCTTCCTGGTTTACTACTACACCAACGGGGACTCGTGGACGCTCGGCGACTTCATGTGCCGCTTCGTGCGCTTCGGCTTTCACTTCAACCTTTACGGGAGCATCCTCTTTCTGACCTGTTTGGCAATTTTCCGCTACGTGGTGGTGATCAAGCCGTTGTGGGCAGCACAGGTGCAGCGGAAATTATGGGGCATTGCTGCGTGCTCGGCCGTCTGGGTCATTGCCGCAGCAGAGATCACACCAATGCTGACTATGATATCCATGGAAGTGCAGAACAACAAGACCTACTGCTTGGACTTTGCGAGCACCATACCCGTCAGCGACGTGCGTTGGTACGGGTGGCTGCTCACCGCGCTCGGGTTTGTGCTCCCCCTAGTGGTGGTGTTCATGTGCTACATCGGGATAGTGAAGCAGTTGACGAAAGGGCCCCCCGTGACCAGCCCCTGCCGGAAGCGAGCGCGACGCGTGACTGTTCTCATCCTGGTGGTGTTCGTCGTGTGCTTCCTGCCGTACCACATCTTAAGGGTGCTGAGGATAGAAACTCGATGGAACCCAGAGACGTCGTGTATAATGGAGCGCACCGTGCATGCCGCGTATATTATCTCCAGGCCTCTGGCTGCAGTCAACACCTTTTTTAACCTGGCCTTGTACACCCTTTCAGGTGATCAGTTCAGGAGGGCTTTTGTTAGCACTTTTTACCGGGAGTCCTGGTTGATCAAAGCCAGGTCTCTGTTCAACGTGGCCACAGTTAGCAAAACAGTCAGTGACCAACCTGCTGCATGA